One segment of Glaciihabitans arcticus DNA contains the following:
- a CDS encoding metallophosphoesterase: MSKPSSVAAAALGVAAAAGLGAFAWGSLVERNWFRVRHEVLPVLDPGARPITVLHIADLHLAPWQQRKMDWVRELARLEPDLVVNTGDNLGHTDAYDALEYAFEPFAGVPGVFVNGSNDYYGPHFKNPMRYFTAPSPAGKAAVHLDTARLEGHFTDQLGWLSLNNTARAMSIKGSRIEFFGTNDAHRNWDRLGDLPGAIETVRENVDWADGRSGVDTLSIGVTHAPYQRVLDSFVNNGADVIFAGHTHGGQVRVPGLPALVTNCDIPRDQAQGLSLWHNARQTAYLNVSAGLGTSIYAPVRFACRPEAVVVTLTAGDIGYS, translated from the coding sequence GTGAGTAAGCCCTCTTCGGTCGCGGCCGCTGCGCTAGGCGTGGCGGCCGCTGCCGGTCTGGGAGCGTTCGCGTGGGGCTCCCTCGTGGAGCGCAACTGGTTCCGGGTTCGCCACGAAGTCCTGCCCGTGCTCGACCCCGGTGCGCGGCCGATCACCGTGCTGCACATCGCCGACCTGCATCTGGCCCCGTGGCAGCAGCGCAAGATGGACTGGGTGCGCGAACTCGCGCGCCTCGAGCCCGACCTCGTCGTCAACACCGGCGATAACCTCGGGCACACCGACGCCTACGACGCCCTCGAGTACGCCTTCGAGCCGTTCGCGGGAGTTCCGGGTGTCTTCGTCAACGGATCGAACGACTATTACGGGCCGCACTTCAAGAACCCGATGCGGTACTTCACGGCCCCCTCCCCCGCAGGCAAGGCCGCCGTCCACCTCGACACTGCTCGCCTCGAAGGGCACTTCACCGATCAGCTCGGCTGGCTGAGCCTCAACAACACGGCCCGGGCGATGTCGATCAAGGGCTCACGCATCGAGTTCTTCGGCACCAACGACGCACACCGCAACTGGGACAGGCTCGGCGACCTCCCCGGAGCCATCGAGACGGTGCGTGAGAACGTGGACTGGGCCGACGGTCGCTCCGGTGTCGACACCCTGAGCATCGGCGTCACGCATGCCCCCTACCAGCGGGTGCTCGACTCCTTCGTGAACAACGGCGCGGACGTGATCTTCGCCGGGCACACGCACGGCGGGCAGGTTCGGGTGCCCGGGCTGCCCGCGCTCGTCACGAACTGCGACATCCCGCGTGACCAGGCGCAGGGGCTCAGCCTGTGGCACAACGCCCGCCAGACCGCGTACCTCAACGTGTCTGCGGGCCTCGGAACCTCCATCTATGCCCCGGTTCGGTTCGCCTGCAGGCCCGAAGCCGTCGTAGTGACTCTGACAGCCGGAGATATCGGCTATTCTTGA
- a CDS encoding transglycosylase domain-containing protein, giving the protein MSAQKLQPRGVLGAIGGMVGFSALAGLLVTVMVTPALAVTGMTANNTIGIFESLPDFIAIGDQPQKNEIYTYSKVDKETGMPVKPVRIASVFNQNREEIKWEQVGDNLKHATLSGEDRRFYEHGGVDVTGVIRAAVKNAAAGGVEGGASTLTMQLVKNIYIQQALEEPTEELRKAGIKKAQEASFERKLKEMKLAIGLEKRYTKDEILLAYLNIAGFGGTTYGIQAAAQRYYNVSAADVTVAQAASLMAIVQEPGARSLDTPDHYAANQVRRDSIIKTMYTEKYITAAERDEALATPVDKTTVILTNPKNGCVAANKYARQFCDYVVKSVKDFEALGSSEVERKAKWAIGGYKVYTTLNMDLQKVAVETVQQYAPNNETRMELGASSTTIQVGTGRILTMAQNKDFDDTSAAKKNIRATALNFNTDDAYGGSRGFQVGSTYKVFTLINWLQQGLGLKEVVNANPRTVNQAEFADSCGGPWSGPWKFRNDSGETGTRTVMSATAGSVNGAFVTMALQLDQCNTKKAAESLGVHTAILKDNPKTKFVENVLETNPSSILGTNDIAPMTMAAAYAGIANNGTYCAPIAVDFFINSDGEKVAGQARDCRPGIDPEVAAATQFALAGAMNAYGANPHDGIPIIGKTGTTNESKQTYIIGATTKVSTIVWVGNIKGTYPMRSYPSGGTLRHTIGRIIMGAANNIYGGGEFPEPPARLMTGTGIPLPNFIGASSGSTKTAIEGLGLTYAAGGEMDSALPKGQVARTSPGAGTVMARGQSVKVWRSNGALVKLPDAVTGNPSFNDGRDILVNAGFTNVAETCAVITDPQLENKVVSSSPSPGAAWSKAKQVKLGVGHLVCP; this is encoded by the coding sequence ATGTCTGCCCAAAAGCTTCAGCCCCGCGGTGTCCTTGGCGCCATAGGCGGGATGGTCGGTTTCAGCGCACTCGCTGGACTTCTCGTCACGGTCATGGTGACGCCAGCCCTTGCCGTGACCGGCATGACGGCAAACAACACCATCGGAATCTTCGAGAGCCTCCCCGACTTTATCGCCATCGGCGACCAGCCGCAGAAGAACGAGATCTACACGTACAGCAAGGTCGACAAGGAAACCGGCATGCCGGTCAAGCCGGTCCGCATCGCAAGCGTCTTCAACCAGAACCGCGAAGAGATCAAGTGGGAGCAGGTTGGCGACAACCTCAAGCACGCCACCCTGTCCGGTGAGGACCGCCGCTTCTACGAGCACGGCGGAGTCGACGTCACCGGTGTCATTCGCGCGGCAGTCAAGAACGCCGCGGCCGGTGGAGTCGAGGGTGGTGCATCCACACTCACCATGCAGCTGGTCAAGAACATCTACATTCAGCAGGCACTCGAGGAGCCCACGGAAGAGCTCCGCAAGGCCGGTATCAAGAAGGCACAGGAGGCCAGCTTCGAGCGCAAGCTCAAGGAGATGAAGCTCGCCATCGGCCTCGAGAAGCGCTACACGAAGGACGAGATTCTCCTCGCTTACCTGAACATCGCCGGATTCGGCGGTACCACCTACGGCATCCAGGCCGCGGCCCAGCGCTATTACAACGTCTCGGCAGCCGACGTCACCGTTGCCCAGGCAGCGAGCCTCATGGCCATCGTGCAGGAGCCCGGGGCCCGAAGCCTCGACACTCCCGACCACTACGCCGCGAACCAGGTTCGCCGCGATTCGATCATCAAGACGATGTACACCGAGAAGTACATCACCGCGGCCGAACGTGACGAGGCCCTGGCGACCCCGGTGGACAAGACCACCGTCATCCTCACCAACCCGAAGAACGGTTGTGTCGCAGCCAACAAGTACGCGCGCCAGTTCTGCGACTACGTGGTGAAGAGCGTCAAGGACTTCGAAGCTCTCGGTTCGAGCGAGGTCGAGCGCAAGGCCAAGTGGGCGATCGGCGGATACAAGGTCTACACGACCCTGAACATGGACCTGCAGAAGGTCGCCGTCGAGACGGTGCAGCAGTACGCGCCGAACAACGAGACCCGCATGGAGCTCGGAGCATCGTCCACGACCATCCAGGTCGGCACCGGACGCATCCTCACCATGGCGCAGAACAAGGACTTCGACGACACCTCGGCGGCCAAAAAGAATATTCGCGCCACCGCCCTGAATTTCAATACGGATGACGCCTACGGCGGCTCGCGTGGCTTCCAGGTCGGGTCGACGTACAAGGTCTTCACGCTCATCAACTGGCTTCAGCAGGGTCTCGGACTCAAAGAGGTTGTGAATGCGAACCCGCGAACTGTCAACCAGGCCGAATTCGCCGACAGTTGCGGCGGTCCGTGGAGTGGTCCGTGGAAGTTCCGCAATGACTCCGGTGAGACGGGAACCCGCACGGTCATGTCGGCAACCGCCGGATCGGTCAATGGCGCCTTCGTGACCATGGCGCTGCAGCTCGACCAGTGCAACACCAAGAAGGCGGCTGAGTCGCTGGGCGTTCACACCGCAATCCTCAAGGACAACCCGAAGACGAAGTTCGTCGAGAACGTCCTTGAGACGAACCCGTCCTCCATCCTCGGCACCAACGACATCGCCCCCATGACGATGGCCGCGGCCTATGCAGGTATCGCCAACAACGGCACCTACTGCGCTCCGATCGCCGTCGATTTCTTCATCAACTCCGACGGCGAGAAGGTTGCGGGTCAGGCGCGTGACTGCCGCCCCGGAATCGACCCCGAGGTCGCGGCTGCGACGCAGTTCGCCCTCGCGGGAGCGATGAACGCGTACGGCGCCAACCCGCACGACGGCATCCCGATCATCGGCAAGACGGGTACCACCAACGAGTCGAAGCAGACGTACATCATCGGCGCGACCACGAAGGTATCGACCATCGTATGGGTGGGAAACATCAAGGGCACCTATCCGATGCGCAGCTACCCGAGCGGTGGAACGCTGCGGCACACCATCGGTCGCATCATCATGGGCGCGGCCAACAACATCTACGGCGGCGGCGAGTTCCCCGAGCCGCCCGCGAGACTGATGACGGGCACCGGTATCCCGCTCCCCAATTTCATCGGCGCGTCATCCGGCTCCACCAAGACGGCTATCGAGGGTCTCGGCCTGACCTACGCCGCCGGAGGAGAGATGGATTCCGCTCTCCCCAAGGGCCAGGTCGCCCGCACCTCTCCCGGTGCCGGAACCGTCATGGCACGTGGTCAGTCGGTCAAGGTCTGGCGCAGCAACGGAGCGCTCGTGAAACTCCCCGACGCCGTCACCGGCAACCCGAGTTTCAACGACGGCCGTGACATCCTCGTGAACGCAGGATTCACCAATGTTGCGGAGACCTGTGCGGTCATCACCGATCCGCAGTTGGAGAACAAGGTCGTCTCGAGTAGTCCATCTCCCGGCGCCGCCTGGTCGAAGGCCAAACAGGTCAAGCTGGGCGTGGGCCACCTGGTCTGTCCGTGA
- a CDS encoding RidA family protein produces the protein MTTVDERLAELGITLPELAKPVAAYVPAIISGNLVFTAGQLPFVDGALPETGKLGAGVSDESGKALARQSALNGLAAVKSVIGSLDRITRIVKVVGFVASDPAWSGQPGVINGASEVLGEIFGDAGIHARSAVGVAVLPLDSPVEVELIVEFA, from the coding sequence ATGACGACAGTGGATGAACGGCTCGCGGAGCTCGGAATCACCCTCCCCGAGCTCGCCAAGCCGGTGGCCGCCTATGTGCCGGCCATCATCTCCGGCAACCTCGTCTTCACGGCGGGCCAGCTGCCGTTCGTGGATGGCGCACTCCCCGAGACCGGCAAGCTCGGCGCCGGTGTCTCCGACGAGTCCGGTAAGGCGCTCGCCCGCCAGAGCGCGCTCAACGGCCTCGCCGCCGTCAAGAGCGTCATCGGGTCGCTCGATCGCATCACCCGCATCGTCAAGGTCGTGGGCTTCGTGGCCTCCGATCCGGCGTGGTCGGGCCAGCCGGGCGTCATCAACGGCGCCTCAGAGGTCCTCGGCGAGATCTTCGGCGACGCGGGCATCCACGCGCGCAGCGCCGTGGGTGTCGCGGTGCTTCCGCTCGACTCGCCCGTCGAGGTCGAACTGATCGTCGAGTTCGCCTAG
- a CDS encoding thymidine kinase produces the protein MSKLYFRYGAMNSGKSTALLQAAYNYEERGQQVLLTKPQVDTKGDSDIVSRLGVTRPVDFTVARDEDIYEAFSAQRARVRKQTGLDVSCLLVDEAQFLTESQVDDLLRIAILEGVPVLAYGIRTDFQTVAFPGSRRLLEVAHSLEELKTICRCGRKAVFNARTIDGQFIFDGDQVAIDGAEVSYESLCGKCYLEESDGVLNNGRRPRAAFSYVEGPDPDFE, from the coding sequence ATGTCCAAGCTCTACTTCCGTTACGGAGCCATGAACAGCGGCAAGAGCACAGCGCTGTTGCAGGCCGCCTACAACTACGAGGAGCGTGGCCAGCAGGTGCTGCTCACGAAGCCGCAGGTCGACACCAAGGGCGACTCCGACATCGTCTCGCGCCTGGGCGTCACCCGCCCAGTGGACTTCACCGTCGCCCGCGACGAAGACATCTACGAGGCGTTCTCCGCCCAGCGCGCGCGAGTGCGCAAGCAGACCGGGCTCGACGTTAGCTGCCTGCTCGTGGATGAGGCGCAGTTCCTCACCGAGAGCCAGGTCGACGACCTCCTGCGCATCGCGATCCTCGAGGGCGTGCCCGTGCTGGCCTACGGCATCCGCACCGATTTTCAGACAGTCGCTTTCCCGGGCAGCCGACGCCTTCTGGAGGTCGCGCACTCGCTCGAAGAGCTCAAGACCATCTGCCGCTGCGGTCGCAAGGCCGTGTTCAACGCCCGCACGATCGACGGGCAGTTCATTTTCGATGGCGATCAGGTGGCGATCGACGGAGCTGAGGTCTCCTACGAGAGCCTCTGCGGAAAGTGCTACCTCGAGGAGAGCGACGGGGTGCTCAACAACGGCCGCCGACCACGTGCCGCCTTCAGCTATGTCGAGGGGCCGGATCCCGACTTCGAGTAG
- a CDS encoding response regulator, whose product MDIDEAGSLFAPGFEVPERTGVRLAILDDHEVLLDSLTSWIAANAPDFDLVLSASTWLQLVHSDKFPTDLVFLDFQLKEPVSIEARVRTCRAAGAKVIVLSSLDSRESRERALDAGASAFLSKTLSMREVMDAARTVMGVRSDSTLPRDWRPLPVGASTTIRPKLSPGEIEALRHYVTGASTAEVAAAMNVQYETAKTYLRRVREKYVKANRPASKRAELIRRAAEDGYLN is encoded by the coding sequence ATGGACATCGATGAAGCCGGATCGCTCTTCGCGCCCGGTTTCGAGGTACCAGAGCGAACCGGCGTGCGCCTCGCGATCCTCGACGACCACGAGGTGCTGCTCGACAGCCTGACCAGCTGGATCGCCGCCAACGCCCCCGACTTCGACCTCGTGCTCAGCGCGAGCACCTGGCTGCAGCTCGTGCACAGCGACAAGTTTCCGACCGACCTCGTGTTCCTCGATTTCCAGCTCAAGGAGCCCGTCTCGATCGAAGCCCGCGTGCGCACCTGCCGTGCGGCCGGGGCGAAGGTGATCGTGCTCTCCAGCCTCGACAGCCGCGAGTCCCGCGAGCGCGCCCTCGATGCCGGTGCCTCCGCCTTCCTCTCGAAGACCCTCTCGATGCGTGAGGTGATGGATGCAGCCCGCACGGTCATGGGAGTGCGCAGTGACTCCACTCTCCCTCGTGACTGGCGCCCACTGCCCGTGGGTGCGAGCACAACGATCCGGCCCAAACTGAGCCCCGGTGAGATCGAAGCCCTCAGGCACTACGTGACGGGAGCGAGCACCGCCGAGGTCGCCGCCGCGATGAACGTGCAGTACGAGACCGCCAAAACCTACCTGCGCCGTGTGCGTGAGAAGTACGTCAAAGCCAATCGACCCGCGAGCAAGCGAGCGGAACTGATCCGTCGCGCCGCGGAGGACGGATACCTCAACTGA
- the acs gene encoding acetate--CoA ligase codes for MSNSSIDSLQNETRVFPPSPEFAANSVADAGLYARAAENRLEFWAEQARDLHWHKPFTETLDWSNPPFATWFADGQINVAYNCLDRHVLAGNGDRVAFHWEGEPGDTRTVTYAELTAEVKKVANVLLSLGIEQGDRVAIYLPVIPEAVIAMLAVARIGAVHSVVFGGFSAESIRSRVDDASAKLVITADGGWRKGKVFPLKAAVDDALSAPGSSVEHVLVVKRGENAVDWTDGRDLWWHDQVEAAEPEHEAEAFDAENPLFILYTSGTTGKPKGILHTSGGYLTQAAFTHKNVFDLHPETDVYWCTADVGWITGHSYVVYGPLANGATQVLYEGTPDTPHPGRWWEIIEKYKVSIFYTAPTAIRSFMKLGRQIPQKFDLSSLRLLGSVGEPINPEAWIWYRDVIGAGTTPIVDTWWQTETGAIMISALPGITGAKPGSAQVPMPGIKIDILSEDGTRVDPPHGGLLVVSEPWPSMLRGIWGDPDRYQETYWSKFSAIEGNKYFAGDGAHVDADGDIWLLGRVDDVMNVSGHRLSTAEIESALVANPIVAEAAVVGAADEATGQAVVAFVILKSNQADAQTADEASALLRAHVAKTIGAIARPREIFIVAELPKTRSGKIMRRLLQDVAEGREIGDTTTLADTSVMQIISDRLK; via the coding sequence ATGTCCAACTCTTCGATTGACAGCCTGCAGAACGAAACCCGGGTTTTCCCGCCCTCCCCGGAGTTCGCCGCCAACTCGGTCGCCGACGCCGGTCTCTACGCCCGCGCGGCAGAGAATCGCCTCGAGTTCTGGGCCGAACAGGCTCGCGACCTGCACTGGCACAAGCCGTTCACCGAGACCCTCGACTGGTCGAATCCGCCGTTCGCGACCTGGTTCGCCGACGGCCAGATCAACGTGGCCTACAACTGCCTCGACCGTCACGTGCTCGCCGGCAACGGCGACCGTGTCGCCTTCCACTGGGAGGGCGAGCCGGGCGACACCCGCACCGTGACATACGCCGAGTTGACTGCCGAGGTGAAGAAGGTGGCGAACGTGCTGCTCTCCCTCGGCATCGAGCAGGGCGATCGCGTGGCGATCTACCTTCCGGTGATCCCCGAGGCGGTCATCGCGATGCTCGCCGTCGCCCGCATCGGCGCCGTGCACTCCGTGGTCTTCGGTGGGTTCAGCGCCGAGAGCATCCGCTCTCGCGTCGACGACGCGAGCGCGAAGCTGGTGATCACCGCCGACGGCGGCTGGCGCAAGGGCAAGGTCTTCCCTCTTAAAGCAGCGGTGGATGACGCTCTCTCCGCCCCCGGATCGTCCGTCGAGCACGTGCTCGTGGTCAAACGCGGCGAGAACGCCGTGGACTGGACCGATGGCCGCGACCTCTGGTGGCACGACCAGGTCGAGGCAGCAGAGCCGGAGCACGAAGCCGAGGCCTTCGACGCGGAGAACCCGCTCTTCATCCTCTACACCTCGGGCACAACGGGTAAGCCGAAGGGGATCCTGCACACGAGCGGCGGCTACCTCACGCAGGCGGCGTTCACGCATAAGAACGTGTTCGACCTGCACCCCGAGACCGACGTCTACTGGTGCACGGCCGATGTCGGCTGGATCACCGGTCACTCGTACGTCGTCTACGGTCCGCTCGCGAACGGCGCAACCCAGGTGCTCTACGAGGGCACCCCCGACACCCCGCACCCCGGCCGCTGGTGGGAGATCATCGAGAAGTACAAGGTCTCCATCTTCTACACCGCGCCCACGGCCATCCGTTCCTTTATGAAGCTGGGACGGCAGATCCCGCAGAAGTTTGACCTGTCGAGCCTGCGCCTGCTGGGCAGCGTGGGCGAGCCGATCAACCCCGAGGCGTGGATCTGGTACCGCGACGTGATCGGCGCGGGCACCACGCCCATCGTCGACACCTGGTGGCAGACCGAGACGGGCGCGATCATGATCTCCGCCCTCCCCGGCATCACGGGCGCGAAGCCGGGATCGGCGCAGGTTCCCATGCCGGGCATCAAGATCGACATCCTCTCCGAGGACGGCACCCGCGTGGACCCCCCGCACGGCGGCCTGCTCGTCGTCTCCGAGCCGTGGCCGTCGATGCTGCGCGGCATCTGGGGCGATCCCGATCGCTACCAGGAGACCTACTGGTCGAAGTTCAGCGCCATCGAGGGCAACAAGTATTTCGCCGGCGACGGTGCCCACGTGGATGCCGACGGCGACATCTGGCTGCTCGGACGCGTCGACGACGTGATGAACGTCTCGGGCCACCGCCTGTCGACGGCCGAGATCGAGTCCGCCCTGGTCGCGAACCCGATCGTGGCCGAGGCAGCGGTCGTCGGTGCGGCTGATGAGGCCACGGGCCAGGCAGTGGTCGCGTTCGTCATCCTGAAATCGAATCAGGCAGACGCGCAGACCGCCGATGAGGCGAGCGCCCTGCTGCGCGCCCACGTCGCCAAGACCATCGGCGCGATCGCCCGGCCACGGGAGATCTTCATCGTGGCCGAGCTGCCGAAGACGCGCTCCGGCAAGATCATGCGTCGCCTGCTTCAGGATGTCGCCGAGGGGCGCGAGATCGGCGATACGACGACACTCGCAGACACCTCGGTGATGCAGATCATCTCCGACCGGCTGAAGTAG
- a CDS encoding ABC-F family ATP-binding cassette domain-containing protein — protein sequence MRTSHISLSGISHSFGDRAVFSDLSLVIDGAERLGLIGENGAGKSTLLGILAGDIEPDRGIVSRPGRTGLLRQEVVHGPRETVGDLIKRAIAPLRALETEVRDAAAHLTAATSQTASERYERALAAAEAAELWTVDSRRDALLAGLGVGRLPLDRPLAAISGGQRSRVALAALLLSRPDALVLDEPTNHLDDAAVGFLREQLLDWRGPVIFASHDRAFLDEVATALVDIDPNSGARSTVSRFGGSYTDYLGAKAAERARWEARFEAEEQELRELELSIATTSRDIAHNRPWRDNDRMAKGLKKNTVEGQISRRVRNARGRLDDLERSRVERPTEILSFAGIPNGWHSLEDADALISVENARVEGRLAIDDLTVGPTTRLLLTGANGAGKSSLLELLAGQLATTSGSVRRRRGLRVGLLAQDVRWKDATRSARVIYRDAVGDRREETVPLSSLGLLPQRDLDRAVGSLSIGQQRRLALATIIARPPHVFLLDEPTNHLSLGLATELEDALGGYPGAVIIASHDRWLRRRWSGPHRALIAGSLA from the coding sequence GTGCGCACATCACACATCTCCCTCAGCGGCATCTCCCACTCCTTCGGTGACCGCGCCGTGTTCTCCGACCTCTCGCTCGTGATCGACGGTGCCGAGCGCCTCGGCCTCATTGGTGAGAACGGTGCAGGCAAGTCGACCCTGCTCGGCATTCTTGCGGGCGACATCGAGCCCGACCGCGGTATCGTCTCGCGCCCAGGTCGCACCGGCCTGCTGCGCCAGGAGGTTGTGCACGGCCCCCGCGAGACGGTCGGCGATCTCATCAAGCGGGCGATCGCGCCTCTGCGAGCTCTCGAGACCGAGGTGCGGGATGCCGCAGCCCACCTCACCGCCGCGACGAGCCAGACGGCCTCCGAAAGGTACGAACGAGCCCTCGCCGCGGCCGAGGCTGCCGAGTTGTGGACTGTCGACTCGCGCCGCGACGCTCTCCTCGCGGGCCTCGGGGTGGGGCGGCTGCCGCTCGACCGTCCACTGGCCGCGATCTCGGGTGGGCAGCGCAGCCGGGTGGCGCTGGCCGCGCTACTGCTTTCCCGTCCTGATGCACTGGTGCTGGATGAGCCGACCAACCACCTCGACGACGCTGCGGTCGGTTTCCTGCGCGAGCAGCTGCTCGACTGGCGGGGTCCGGTGATCTTCGCGAGTCACGATCGGGCCTTCCTCGACGAGGTCGCCACGGCGCTCGTGGACATCGACCCCAATTCGGGCGCTCGCAGCACCGTGAGTCGGTTCGGCGGCAGCTACACCGACTACCTCGGGGCGAAGGCCGCCGAGCGTGCCCGTTGGGAGGCGAGGTTCGAGGCGGAGGAGCAGGAGCTGCGCGAGCTCGAGCTCTCCATCGCCACGACCTCGCGGGACATCGCGCACAACCGACCGTGGCGTGACAACGACAGGATGGCGAAGGGTCTCAAGAAGAACACGGTGGAAGGCCAGATCAGTCGTCGGGTGCGTAACGCGCGGGGGAGGCTCGACGACCTCGAGCGGAGCCGCGTGGAGCGGCCGACGGAGATCCTGAGCTTTGCGGGCATCCCGAACGGCTGGCATTCACTGGAGGATGCGGACGCCCTCATCAGCGTTGAGAACGCGCGGGTCGAGGGGCGTCTCGCCATCGACGACCTGACCGTGGGGCCGACGACCCGGCTGCTGCTCACGGGTGCGAACGGCGCGGGAAAGTCGAGCCTGCTCGAGCTGCTCGCCGGGCAGCTCGCCACGACGTCGGGCTCGGTGCGCAGGCGTCGCGGGCTGCGCGTCGGTCTGCTCGCGCAGGACGTTCGGTGGAAGGACGCGACACGATCGGCCCGCGTGATCTACCGCGACGCGGTGGGGGATCGGCGCGAAGAGACCGTGCCTCTCTCGAGCCTCGGCCTGCTGCCGCAGCGCGACCTCGACCGGGCCGTGGGCTCGCTCTCGATCGGGCAGCAGCGCAGGCTCGCCCTCGCCACGATCATCGCGCGGCCACCGCACGTGTTCCTGCTCGACGAACCCACGAACCACCTGTCGCTCGGCCTTGCGACAGAGCTCGAGGATGCGCTCGGCGGCTATCCCGGCGCGGTCATCATCGCGAGCCACGACCGGTGGCTGCGACGCCGCTGGTCGGGGCCACACCGGGCTCTCATCGCGGGAAGCCTGGCCTGA
- a CDS encoding sensor histidine kinase codes for MSLGFPIHLASHGVSWAYARACHVTAAVCLLLTIASTLLLQTAYPERLLWPTTLALLPMLAMLWLLAWRPSLAATVGYLLIGSASIFWFVLASSQLYPTATTTDTFIFTLPKVALILIGGVGSGVLPAAGWMFAAFVFGGFATVLGAMPSGMPARLDGTTIIVVALLGIVLALIAAGRTRVLAAGPGLYRAARDEHLSTVRQSLEIRAAAMLHDTVLGNLAAIAEAGDEQLPRKLREQIERDLSALVGEEWLLGHGESAAETSTVWTTSRLAKVIDEIGARGLTIDVSGDLSALSRLAVDGATAVALAVRQCLVNVVDHAGTDRAEVVLYGSESDVSVMVVDAGVGFVIGETGSDRLGLRHSVRSRIEGVGGSVQLWSTPGRGTSVLIRVPASTDTEPGGSRASAAVRR; via the coding sequence ATGTCGTTGGGGTTCCCCATCCATCTCGCATCCCACGGTGTGAGCTGGGCCTACGCGCGGGCCTGCCACGTGACTGCGGCGGTCTGCCTTCTGCTCACGATCGCCTCTACGCTCCTGCTGCAGACCGCGTACCCCGAGAGGCTGCTCTGGCCCACGACTCTCGCCCTGCTGCCCATGCTCGCGATGCTGTGGCTGCTCGCCTGGCGACCCAGTCTCGCCGCAACCGTGGGCTACCTGCTCATCGGGTCGGCGAGCATCTTCTGGTTCGTGCTGGCGTCGAGCCAGCTCTACCCCACCGCGACGACCACGGACACCTTCATCTTCACCCTGCCCAAGGTTGCGCTGATCCTGATCGGCGGGGTTGGCTCCGGCGTGCTTCCCGCCGCCGGCTGGATGTTCGCCGCCTTCGTCTTCGGCGGCTTCGCGACGGTGCTGGGCGCGATGCCGAGCGGAATGCCCGCGCGACTGGACGGTACAACGATCATCGTCGTCGCCCTGCTCGGAATCGTGCTCGCCCTCATCGCCGCCGGACGCACCCGGGTGCTCGCTGCGGGACCCGGCCTGTACCGCGCCGCGCGTGACGAGCACCTCTCCACGGTGCGGCAATCGCTCGAGATCCGTGCCGCCGCGATGCTTCACGACACGGTGCTCGGCAACCTCGCGGCAATCGCCGAGGCGGGGGACGAACAGCTTCCGCGCAAGCTGCGGGAGCAGATCGAACGGGACCTGTCTGCCCTGGTCGGCGAGGAGTGGCTTCTCGGCCACGGGGAGAGTGCCGCAGAGACATCGACGGTCTGGACGACGAGCAGGCTCGCGAAAGTCATCGACGAGATCGGTGCACGGGGTCTCACGATCGACGTGAGCGGCGACCTGTCGGCGCTCTCCCGGCTCGCGGTCGACGGCGCGACGGCAGTGGCACTCGCCGTGCGGCAGTGCCTCGTCAACGTGGTCGACCACGCGGGAACCGATCGCGCCGAGGTCGTTCTCTACGGATCCGAATCCGACGTGTCGGTCATGGTCGTCGATGCGGGAGTCGGATTCGTCATCGGCGAGACGGGTTCCGATCGACTGGGACTTCGGCATTCCGTGCGCTCGCGCATCGAAGGCGTTGGGGGGTCCGTGCAGCTCTGGTCGACCCCCGGGCGGGGCACGTCCGTGCTGATCCGGGTGCCGGCATCCACCGATACCGAGCCCGGCGGCTCGCGAGCGTCCGCGGCGGTGCGGCGATGA